One genomic region from Streptomyces sp. NBC_00582 encodes:
- a CDS encoding response regulator translates to MPRVLLIEDDPAVREGVALGLRRQNHEVAAVPTGEEGMDRLRSFRPDVVVLDLMLPGMSGLDVCRAVRSVDQTLPIIMATARGDDVDIVVGLEAGADDYVVKPVQARVLDARIRAVLRRAGGAAAGDGGLPKIETYGELTVDRAGLSVTVRGTPVQLAPSELRLLLTLSASPGQVFSRQQLLEAVWEHSYHGDARLVDACVKRLRAKMGDPPREPLYIQTVRGFGYRFAAR, encoded by the coding sequence ATGCCACGTGTTCTGCTGATCGAAGACGACCCCGCCGTCCGGGAAGGGGTCGCACTGGGGCTGCGCCGCCAGAACCATGAGGTCGCCGCCGTCCCGACCGGGGAGGAGGGCATGGACCGGCTGCGGTCCTTCCGGCCCGATGTCGTCGTCCTCGATCTGATGCTGCCCGGCATGAGCGGCCTGGACGTGTGCCGTGCCGTCCGCTCCGTCGACCAGACCCTGCCGATCATCATGGCGACCGCGCGGGGTGATGACGTGGACATCGTTGTCGGTCTCGAGGCGGGCGCGGACGACTACGTCGTCAAACCGGTGCAGGCCAGGGTGCTGGACGCACGGATCCGTGCCGTGCTGCGCCGGGCGGGCGGAGCGGCAGCGGGCGACGGCGGACTGCCGAAGATCGAGACGTACGGGGAGCTGACCGTCGACCGGGCCGGGCTGTCCGTCACCGTGCGGGGCACCCCGGTCCAGCTCGCCCCGTCCGAACTCCGGCTGCTGCTGACCCTGTCCGCCTCGCCCGGGCAGGTGTTCAGCCGGCAGCAGCTGCTGGAGGCGGTCTGGGAGCACAGCTACCACGGCGACGCCCGGCTGGTGGACGCCTGCGTCAAACGGCTGCGCGCCAAGATGGGCGACCCGCCGCGCGAACCCCTGTACATCCAGACGGTCCGCGGCTTCGGCTACCGGTTCGCGGCGCGGTGA
- a CDS encoding pirin family protein — MSNVETEPAELRCGAFVDEGRPDGAPRVDVLSARDVPLGGPRAMRVRRTLPQRSRTLIGAWCFADHYGPHEVTTSGGMDVGPHPHTGLQTVSWLFSGEIEHRDTLGTHALIRPGEMNLMTGGHGIAHSEVSTRNTTVLHGVQLWVALPEEHRHADRDFQHHVPEPARVDGAEIRVFLGSLAGGVSPVRTFTPLLGAELTLAPRATVTLAVDPAFEHGLLVDSGDVRLLDTVLRPAELGYVPCGADSLTVVNESDAPARTVLLGGPPFEEEIVMWWNFIGRTHEDIVKAREDWEASSDRFGVIEDFPGGRLPAPALPNAVIRPRGNPPRR, encoded by the coding sequence GTGAGCAACGTGGAAACGGAACCCGCGGAACTGCGATGCGGGGCGTTCGTCGACGAGGGCAGGCCGGACGGTGCGCCCCGGGTCGATGTGCTGTCCGCCCGCGACGTGCCCCTCGGCGGTCCGCGGGCGATGCGGGTGCGGCGGACCCTGCCTCAGCGCTCCCGCACGCTGATCGGCGCCTGGTGCTTCGCCGATCACTACGGCCCGCACGAGGTCACCACCTCCGGCGGCATGGACGTCGGCCCCCATCCGCACACCGGCCTGCAGACCGTGAGCTGGCTGTTCAGCGGGGAGATCGAGCACCGTGACACCCTCGGCACCCACGCCCTGATCCGGCCCGGTGAGATGAACCTGATGACCGGCGGACACGGCATCGCCCACTCCGAGGTCTCGACCCGGAACACCACGGTGCTCCACGGTGTGCAGCTCTGGGTGGCGCTGCCCGAGGAGCACCGCCACGCGGACCGGGACTTCCAGCACCATGTGCCCGAGCCCGCGCGGGTCGACGGGGCCGAGATCAGGGTCTTCCTGGGCTCGCTCGCCGGTGGCGTCTCCCCGGTGCGGACCTTCACGCCTCTCCTCGGTGCCGAGCTCACCCTCGCACCGCGTGCCACCGTCACCCTCGCCGTGGATCCCGCCTTCGAGCACGGCCTCCTCGTGGACAGCGGGGACGTCCGTCTGCTCGACACCGTGCTGCGCCCGGCCGAACTCGGCTACGTTCCCTGCGGCGCCGACAGCCTGACCGTGGTCAACGAGTCGGACGCCCCGGCGCGCACGGTCCTGCTCGGCGGCCCTCCCTTCGAGGAGGAGATCGTCATGTGGTGGAACTTCATCGGACGCACCCACGAGGACATCGTCAAGGCCCGCGAGGACTGGGAGGCCTCCTCCGACCGCTTCGGCGTCATCGAGGACTTCCCGGGCGGCCGTCTGCCCGCCCCCGCCCTGCCGAACGCGGTCATCAGGCCGCGCGGGAACCCGCCGCGTCGCTGA
- a CDS encoding DUF6629 family protein produces the protein MCWSATADLVAGAGIAAVGVASVARVRESRCLPLAALPLLLGAHQLVEAAVWHRGGGGGAATVVWAVIALPLLAVWVPAGVWCAAPPPARPRLVPPLAVGVVTAVFLAYGLARGPVTAEIHGRTIGYAFHLPHPPLLVAGYLPATVGSLLLSGDRRLSLLGVLVALGALGCWALWRLEFVSTWCALAAVCSVLLFDWTRTRSAAKSPGSPVT, from the coding sequence ATGTGCTGGAGTGCGACGGCCGATCTGGTGGCGGGTGCCGGGATCGCCGCCGTCGGGGTGGCCTCGGTGGCGCGGGTCCGCGAGAGCCGGTGTCTGCCGCTCGCCGCGCTGCCGCTGCTGCTCGGGGCCCATCAGCTCGTCGAGGCGGCCGTCTGGCACCGCGGCGGGGGCGGCGGAGCCGCCACCGTCGTCTGGGCCGTCATCGCCCTGCCGCTGCTGGCGGTGTGGGTGCCGGCCGGGGTGTGGTGCGCCGCCCCGCCGCCCGCCCGCCCCCGGCTGGTGCCGCCGCTCGCGGTGGGCGTCGTGACCGCTGTGTTCCTCGCGTACGGGCTGGCCCGCGGCCCGGTGACGGCCGAGATCCACGGCCGTACGATCGGCTACGCGTTCCACCTCCCGCACCCGCCGCTCCTGGTCGCGGGCTATCTGCCGGCCACCGTGGGCTCCCTGCTCCTGTCGGGCGACCGGCGGCTGTCGCTGCTGGGCGTGCTCGTCGCCCTCGGCGCTCTGGGATGCTGGGCGCTGTGGCGGCTGGAGTTCGTCTCCACCTGGTGCGCGCTGGCGGCCGTGTGCTCGGTCCTGCTGTTCGACTGGACGCGCACCCGGTCCGCCGCGAAGTCGCCCGGCAGTCCGG
- a CDS encoding MmyB family transcriptional regulator has protein sequence MAFQAGGQRSAPRPVPESPEAQAYLQDYADYLEAVPFPSVVLDHRWDVVLANTAYAALFREVGPHPTAQPDDNFLRFVLFHPDAASVLGDHEAAWCLPMLACFAAAVERHGHDAGLQAIRREIAQDPIMEAAYRQGLPHWIRAVGEVALEHDGAVRPLHHPDPRRGATECRIVGETPRTLQDMGYTRLTMVLREPRPAPVPRRARRGTARRTANHLSVVPAPRA, from the coding sequence ATGGCGTTTCAGGCAGGAGGGCAGCGGTCCGCACCGCGGCCCGTCCCCGAGAGTCCCGAGGCCCAGGCGTATCTGCAGGACTACGCCGACTACTTGGAGGCAGTCCCCTTCCCGTCCGTCGTCCTCGACCACCGGTGGGACGTCGTCCTGGCCAACACCGCCTACGCGGCGCTCTTCCGCGAGGTCGGCCCGCATCCGACGGCCCAGCCCGACGACAACTTCCTCCGGTTCGTCCTCTTCCACCCCGACGCGGCCTCGGTCCTCGGCGACCACGAGGCCGCCTGGTGCCTTCCGATGCTGGCCTGCTTCGCGGCGGCCGTGGAGCGGCACGGGCACGACGCGGGGCTGCAGGCGATCCGGCGGGAGATCGCCCAGGACCCGATCATGGAGGCCGCCTACCGGCAGGGCCTGCCCCACTGGATCCGCGCGGTCGGCGAGGTCGCCCTGGAGCACGACGGCGCCGTCCGCCCGCTGCACCACCCCGACCCTCGCCGGGGCGCCACCGAGTGCCGTATCGTCGGCGAGACCCCACGAACCCTCCAGGACATGGGGTACACGCGGCTGACCATGGTGCTGCGCGAACCCCGTCCGGCACCCGTACCGCGCCGGGCCCGCCGCGGCACCGCCCGGCGCACCGCGAACCACCTCAGCGTGGTCCCCGCCCCCCGGGCCTGA
- a CDS encoding MarR family winged helix-turn-helix transcriptional regulator produces the protein MGETVRWLTPEEQHAWRGFLRLHDRLRGRLSRSLQSESHISAADFGVLVELTDAPDGRQRFLDLARALEWEKSRMSHHVSRMVKRGLVVRDECPEDGRGAFVVITDEGRAMIEAAAPRHVEAVRALFLDHVTPAELRTLARISERVVGKLDEDTD, from the coding sequence ATGGGAGAGACGGTGCGTTGGCTGACGCCGGAGGAGCAGCACGCCTGGCGGGGCTTTCTTCGGCTGCACGACAGGCTCCGGGGCCGGCTGTCGCGCTCGCTTCAGTCGGAGTCCCATATCTCGGCGGCGGACTTCGGCGTGCTGGTCGAGCTGACGGACGCGCCGGACGGGCGGCAGCGGTTCCTGGACCTCGCCCGTGCCCTGGAGTGGGAGAAGAGCCGGATGTCGCACCACGTCTCCCGGATGGTCAAGCGGGGGCTGGTGGTGCGGGACGAATGTCCCGAGGACGGGCGGGGCGCGTTCGTGGTGATCACCGACGAGGGGCGCGCGATGATCGAGGCCGCCGCCCCGCGTCACGTCGAGGCGGTGCGTGCGCTGTTCCTCGACCATGTCACGCCGGCCGAGCTGCGGACCCTGGCCCGGATCTCCGAGCGTGTGGTGGGGAAGCTCGACGAGGACACGGACTGA
- a CDS encoding ATP-binding protein gives MKGARGPSRVVLRGLRVRLVVAFGLVAALATTTTGALTYREARNGMLQQSQDTVIRQLRAQVSRLATGVGYPPTEDMLQRYAGEVARAEPSGTWRVLVTYEGLSATSMPGYRFDEVTPAVRQAVGSSMATVFQRVHSEGRTSLVVGMSVVFASAEGTQTPTGIRVFLTVPQTDEQRSVDALVTAIERATASALGVAVLLALFAARGVLRPVRALRRATRSIAEGRLDTRLDVNGSDELADLSHTFNETAAALEKSVAELRGMEARARRFASDVSHELRTPLAAMSAVTDVLDEEAARLDPDTATAVRLISEETVKLARLVEDLMEISRFDAGAAELHLDEIDLAESVRRTIASRGWSDAVEARLPGPDELRGRVDPRRLDVVVANLVGNALRHGGRPVRLTLSEGGPHATLRHAVLEVADSGPGIPEDVLPYVFDRFFKSDSARTRTEGSGLGLAITEENVRMHGGTVRAANRPGGGAVFTVELPLRRDESAWENL, from the coding sequence GTGAAGGGGGCACGTGGGCCGTCCCGGGTGGTGCTGCGGGGCCTGCGGGTACGGCTGGTCGTGGCGTTCGGGCTGGTCGCCGCGCTCGCCACGACCACGACCGGCGCGCTGACCTACCGCGAGGCGCGCAACGGGATGCTCCAGCAGAGCCAGGACACCGTGATCCGGCAGCTGCGCGCCCAGGTCAGCCGGCTCGCCACGGGCGTCGGCTACCCGCCGACCGAGGACATGCTCCAGCGGTATGCGGGCGAGGTGGCCCGTGCCGAACCGTCGGGCACCTGGCGGGTCCTCGTGACCTACGAGGGGCTCAGCGCGACCTCGATGCCCGGTTACCGCTTCGACGAGGTGACGCCGGCCGTGCGCCAGGCCGTCGGCTCCAGCATGGCCACCGTGTTCCAGCGTGTGCACAGCGAAGGACGCACCTCCCTGGTCGTCGGCATGTCGGTCGTCTTCGCCTCGGCCGAGGGCACGCAGACGCCCACCGGGATCCGGGTGTTCCTGACCGTGCCCCAGACCGACGAGCAGCGGTCCGTCGACGCGCTGGTCACGGCCATCGAACGGGCGACCGCGTCGGCGCTCGGCGTCGCCGTGCTGCTCGCCCTGTTCGCGGCGCGCGGGGTGCTGCGGCCGGTGCGGGCGCTGCGCCGGGCGACCCGCAGCATCGCCGAGGGCCGGCTCGACACCCGGCTGGACGTCAACGGCTCCGACGAACTCGCCGATCTCTCCCACACGTTCAACGAGACCGCGGCGGCGCTGGAGAAGTCCGTCGCCGAGCTGCGCGGCATGGAGGCGCGGGCCCGCCGTTTCGCCTCGGACGTCTCGCACGAGCTGCGCACCCCGCTGGCCGCCATGTCGGCGGTCACCGACGTGCTGGACGAGGAGGCCGCCCGCCTCGATCCGGACACGGCGACCGCGGTACGGCTGATCAGCGAGGAGACCGTGAAGCTGGCCCGGCTGGTGGAGGACCTGATGGAGATCTCCCGCTTCGACGCGGGGGCGGCGGAACTGCACCTGGACGAGATCGACCTCGCCGAGTCGGTCCGGCGCACCATCGCCTCCCGGGGCTGGTCGGACGCGGTCGAGGCCCGGCTGCCGGGGCCCGACGAGCTGCGGGGGCGGGTCGATCCGCGCCGGCTGGACGTGGTGGTGGCCAACCTGGTCGGCAACGCCCTGCGGCACGGCGGGCGGCCGGTACGGCTGACGCTGTCCGAGGGCGGGCCGCACGCCACACTGCGGCACGCGGTCCTCGAGGTGGCCGACAGCGGGCCGGGCATCCCCGAGGACGTGCTGCCGTACGTCTTCGACCGCTTCTTCAAGTCCGACAGCGCGCGTACCCGCACCGAGGGCAGCGGGCTGGGCCTGGCGATCACCGAGGAGAACGTTCGGATGCACGGCGGCACCGTCCGCGCGGCCAACCGTCCCGGCGGCGGTGCCGTCTTCACGGTGGAACTCCCGCTGCGGCGGGACGAGTCGGCGTGGGAGAACCTGTGA
- a CDS encoding DUF3152 domain-containing protein, translating to MSEHKAKSSTAGRRRRGPAHASGRRRGKGLLWTGLAVTTALGVAGFAAVGWALPAGKDLLTRAGGAGSGGSAEPSASESSASGAGADDGSGAVGSGTGGPGASGAGVSDSDGPAPGRTTPRPGASSSGSSGSASPSASPSPSTTTVPLPSTGPGTFVTASGGSDPVGKGKKPLRYRVEVETGLRLSTADVAQQVDTILADPRGWTADGVSAFQRVSGGPADFVVKVATPGTVDRICLEGGLDTHGDFNCSHHDKVMVNLERWELATPVYADDVPSYRALIINHEVGHFLGHNHVGCPGAGRPAPAMMQQIKGMNGCVPNVWPYDDQGNVITGPAVP from the coding sequence ATGAGCGAGCACAAAGCGAAGTCCTCCACCGCCGGCCGCCGTCGGAGGGGCCCCGCGCACGCCTCCGGGCGGCGGCGCGGCAAGGGCCTGCTGTGGACCGGGCTCGCCGTGACGACGGCCCTCGGGGTCGCCGGCTTCGCCGCCGTGGGCTGGGCGCTGCCGGCCGGCAAGGACTTACTGACGAGGGCGGGTGGCGCCGGGAGCGGCGGGAGCGCCGAGCCCAGCGCCTCGGAGTCGAGTGCCTCCGGGGCGGGCGCGGACGACGGGTCCGGCGCCGTCGGGTCCGGCACCGGTGGGCCGGGCGCCTCCGGGGCGGGGGTCTCCGACTCCGACGGGCCGGCCCCCGGCCGCACCACCCCGCGCCCCGGCGCGTCCTCCTCGGGCTCGTCCGGTTCGGCGTCGCCGAGCGCCTCGCCGAGCCCCTCCACGACCACCGTCCCCCTGCCGAGCACCGGCCCGGGAACCTTCGTCACCGCCTCCGGCGGCAGCGACCCGGTCGGCAAGGGGAAGAAGCCCCTCCGCTACCGGGTCGAGGTCGAGACGGGGCTCCGGCTCTCCACCGCGGACGTGGCGCAGCAGGTGGACACGATCCTGGCCGACCCGCGCGGCTGGACCGCCGACGGTGTCTCCGCCTTCCAGCGGGTCTCCGGCGGGCCCGCCGACTTCGTCGTCAAGGTGGCCACCCCCGGCACCGTCGACAGGATCTGCCTGGAGGGAGGGCTGGACACCCATGGCGACTTCAACTGCAGCCACCACGACAAGGTCATGGTCAACCTCGAACGCTGGGAACTGGCGACCCCCGTCTACGCCGACGACGTCCCGTCCTACCGGGCACTGATCATCAACCACGAGGTCGGCCACTTCCTCGGCCACAACCACGTCGGCTGCCCCGGCGCCGGCCGGCCCGCCCCCGCGATGATGCAGCAGATCAAGGGCATGAACGGCTGTGTCCCCAACGTCTGGCCCTACGACGACCAGGG